The genomic segment CAGGTGGATTGGTTGAGATACTGCTGGCAAACAAGGTTGGGTATTGCTCTTAGTAAAGCTACATAATGATTTATGTACTCGTTTAGAGTGAGCTCTTCTTATACTGACTGGGCTATGCATATGGTTTCACGTTCTAGGAGCTTTTCCAAGGCAGAGCAAAAGCCTTCGATGTTGGAAAGGCGTTGTCTTCAAAATCAGTTCGTGAATTTGATAAAGCCTTGTCCATGGTGACATATGGTTGCGAGAGTATAGAAGATTTCTATTCCAGTTGTGCAACCAGAGATGTGATTGGGGAAGTAAAAGTTCCTGTCCTCTTTATACTGGCTATGCAGTTGTCTTTAAGGTTATACCTCTCTATATGACCTGATTTAGTTTCCAATTCAGAAGTGCTATTTTTCTAGTATCATTATAGTAAAAATTTCATATTAGAGGTATGTCTAATTTAGTTTAGGAATTCAATAATAGAAATTTTGGACATTTTATGTCAAAGGAGATTTTATGCTGCACGGATCATGAAGTAGCTGCTGTGATTTAGATCTGAGAATAATGTTGAATGATATTTTAGGGTGATGTTGGCATTGACACAAAATAGGATCTTGATCCTTAAAGTTAAATCaggtttcaatttttaaatcagttttcattttacatgtaaattttatttagatagtCTAATACTGGTCTCTTGAATGACTTTTCTGAACTGTGTTGTACATATTTTGACTCTGTAAGTTGTGTGTATTTGTCAGAATGACAATGTGGTACAACCTTATACAATACCACAGACTTCAATAGCTGAAAATCCATACACAAGTCTGCTTTTATGCTcgtcttcaccaaatctgatcGATGGGCGTACAGTGGCCGTGTCTTGGTGCCAGGACCTTGCGATTGAGGCAACTTCTTTCCCTATATTTCTCTCTTGCATAGTCACACATACTCACAAATGTTATGAAATATACTTGacatattatatattgaaatcaGTGGTTTatagtcaatccatcttggtggaACATAATGCTTCTCCGACAGATACACAAACTTgtataattttgattatttttcttctgttaCTACTGAATAATTAAAGGCAGGCATGATACCCTTTATATCCAAGATGCTCACTATTACGATCATGTTGTTTGTAATTGATAATTTATCTACGTTAGACAGACTGTTAGTATAAACATATGGTTTTTTTACTGGTTAAAATGCAAATAATATGCACTCTTTTACATGAAtaggttttattttctttaattcctAGTTGATTGTCCTGTTATGTTCTTTTTTATGTCTGAGAGATTGATTTTCCTGTGTTGGCCATGCAGTGGTTGACTACTGTAAAACTTGCGCTTCTGAAAGGTCGTCATCCACTTTTGAAAGACGTGGATGTTACTGTTAACCCTTCAAAGGGCTTAGTTTTTTCGGAAGCCAGAGCACCTGAAAAAAGTATCGGGGCCAGAAAAAGACGGTGAATGGTTACCATGTAGATCCTTTCAGGGAAACACTTGAAGACAGTGACATCACCCCAAACTCAAATTTGTTGACTGGAACAGATTTAGAAAAGAATGTCAAAGTCGATAATGGATATGATGAAACAGAAAATAGTAGAGTTTCAACAAGCAGTCTTGTTGAAGTTGAATCAATCGAAGATAATGAGTCTAACgtagaagaaagtgaaagaggTCAACATGCTGGATGTAACCATGCCTGGCACCctaaaagatgaagagaagaaaaaggtaaCACCCAACGtatcaaaagtaaaaataatattaacaagTTTTACTATTGTCGCTGCATTGACAATTGGttgacatttatttttattcagaCTGTTAAAGTTTTGCAAGAGTGTCATTAGTATTAATTACATCTGACTCTCCTTTGATTCCAGTGATCGTTTCCTTCCTGACAAGGCAATTGACTTAATTGATGAAGCTGGTTCTCGGGTTCGACTTCGTCATGCACAGGTGTGGTGGAATCACATGCTAGGTGTCTTTTAGTTACCATTTTCATTGTTTGATCATTTTTTAACATGATTGTAAATGCAGGTCCCGGAGGAAGCTAGGGAGCTTGAGAAAGAGCTTAGGCAGATaacaaaggagaagaatgaAGGTCCGTGGCCAAGACTTTGAGAAGGTACATATCGTTTGCATGCATGAGGAAGACTACAACGAGGCTCTCAAGCATACTCATTCTGGAGGAACCATGGATCTGtaagctttttgattttttttttttgttggatctTGTCTTAGTGATTGTTAAGGTCTTACCATTACTCGGTAGCTGATGGTTGTTTATGCATATTTGTAGGCATGCTTTGAATGTTCAGATATTCATAAAGATGCATAGGTCAGATTATGCTGAGAAACAGCTGAGAGTGATGCAACAGATTGATGAAGACCACACACTCACTCAGCTTACCTGAAGCTTGTTTATGATGCAGGAGCATAATCCttaggattttaattaatttagcttttatttattaattcttaattatgttaatttctATTGGTTTTCCATTCTAGGTTAGGGTTTCGCTagctttgttttattatataaacagcTTTAGTAGTAACCTAAAGGGAATCATATTATTCTTATCAATAAAGTTTTAGAGTTTATCTCTTTATCTTTTCTGGTGGATCCCAGAACCCCTTTTCCGGTGGATTCCAGAGTTTTATCCTTCGAGTTTGTCACTTGCAAACTCGTTTTTAAACTAGGTTTAGCGTTTGCTTAACTTAGGATTTTCCGCTGCATTAGTTTAGTAATTTGATTTAGCCTGCGGAGCTTTGATATATCTTTTAAATTGGTACTTCCAGTCAGTTTCGCAAGTTAGGGTCCCTCATGATTGCTTAAGGTATCCTGTAATATCTACTTAGAAACTATAAGAAGTATAAGATGGAGTCTTTGCAGAAGATAAAAGAGTTGCaacagagagagatttgtttggttgtaattaatagaattttaaggTGAATGTGAGGTCTTATGTATAACTAGATCACTTAGGTAGAAAATTTCAGTATAACTTGAACTACTTGGTGCAACTGTActagaattattaaaataaatttcaatatgcATCATGTGAAAacgaataaaaaatagattttggcGGCGgaatattcatttaaaatcatcacactatggtaaaataaaccaaagacaacatgatattagtaaaaaattatttggtatacacataattatacatagttATCCAGTTGTACTCTCGTATTCATAGTtgaacttttgcattttttttgtatttccagttggactataatataaattgttaattagTAGTTGACCACAAAATTTATCactattaattagcatatacaaGTAAAGCCataacacaatgttcataaaaacttggttttcaccttttttgcttcatttgaggtgatcacttactaagtcttccttatactataaagagtgttttatgtgaaaacgatagTATGTATTAGAAAGTGATTaattcttgtattgttgattaaacatagttctttaatagttcaatatgtaaagaaattcgtataaaccttaattatcattttcatattttaaatataaatgcaaatctaaatatatatttagttgtacctagttgaactgagtattatatatttatgttatctaaatattaccctctatagttaaaatgtaattttgtgtggttattgttcattacctctcgaaaatataataaataaataaacaattacgaattacataggttgttctagtaacatctcttactttttctagtaacatctcttacttgttccatttccggtgaacaacaacgacaatattagctagggttatagaagaagatatgttgaagatgactacaaaattacaataatattgttcattaaaacggatttatggacctacactaagcaaaagaacgttatgtacgtactctaatctcaagaacattatgtacgtatgcgttcatatgtacgtacacgtttatatgtacgtacacgttcgattttaggtttaatgaacccgaaattaccagaatatcctcgtcttctacctctaacatacgactgaaaaccctaattttccctgcctcactttattttttcacgacttatgtctatttttttggtttcacttgtggggtttttactcaactattatagattttcgtctcaacatctgatttctaaattaaaaacctataaaaagtgagttatatagatttccgaaacgatatcttgctcttccatggatgaacccagaTGAAAGATTTCCGAAActgagtaggaaaaagacgtttgctccggccgataaacagaacacgattgatgaatctgctacaaactttattacatgaacaccattaatcggaagaacagcaaacgtgtttagatctatccccaataagtctatcgcaacgctagactgtctttgccagctcaaacaaattcatattattctggtaagactttacagctgtcaaaaatGCCTACTAAATCTACTACAGACTAGAAGTCTACCAATACACTACGAAAactattgagaaaaaaaaacagagtataccaaaaatatctgtaaagGATGAGATCTGTCGCATAAATCTATCGCAACAagccattagtctaccataaatatcttttgggtcatattgactgttgaaggtgtacgtcagatatttttgatacacttagtttttgatacatatatacgtccaccgataagtgtaccaacactacaactaagtgtaccatctacgtTGACCAATAAGTGTACcaagactacaactaagtgtaccaaaaatatctgacgtacacctttaatcagcCACCTATATAAATGTACCATCAAAGAATCAGTAGACTTTCTCCCAGttcccaatattttttttttccactaatagcattagccgtaattacgttttttctcaACACTAGTTTCAAGGATAGTATGGGTACAAAgtttattctagtaattaccaataattatgtttacttttgtaaaaaggaagcttttatgtaatattctagtaactcacccataatttttaggtgattttagaatattttacaaaacaagaaaaggaaatttgtttCCAATGATCTCTCAAGTCATCCTCGTTCCCAGCACAAAATTCACATGATGACGTCTCTCATGGCCCGATTATTATTAGAGCGTTCTCCATCGGCCTTCGGGGTCAACccatagtttttgtttaaaagactAAACGAATCACAACTACTGAAAACATATATCTAACACGGAAATCAATCGTTTAAAGATgatgaaacacacaaaaaatgagATCGGAGTGAGATGAGATGTATAAACTCGGCCACGTACGTCAGTATCTATCTTATCGTTTGTCCAACTtacaaaatatcatatatatatatatatatatgatcatcacATGCACTAAAAACATAGCCAACCAAAAAAACTGAACGTATGTGTTTGATGATCATCACAAGGataggagaaaaagaagatttgggtgtgtattaattttttatgtttgttgatTATTGTGTATTGTGTTTAAGATCTTGAGCCTTATTTTAGTGGTGCAGCAGGTGGATTAGCAGCACCTTTAGAAGAAATCTTATaaaaaaggagaagaggaagaagatctttgaaatctttcaaaattccatCTCAAAAGGTGTTGTTATTCTCTGGCCACATTTttcaactattaaaaaaaaaaattgtctttcaGAATCATCCAAAGTAGCAATTCTAAAAagtttatgatattttgaataacaatggattttaagtggaatttataaatcattgattgaataacaaaagattgtgaattattttatatgattctaCTTAAATcttaagttgaataacataggatttcaatagatttttaaaaatcatcaattgaataacaaatgattttaagaatactccaAAATCCTCTAAAATACCAAATTCAATACCCCCCTCTTAAGTTTAGTTAATGGAAGAGGTAATATGTAAtttcaaaagtcaaaagtaTACTTGTAGCATAAAGTGGGTATATGAGTGAATACTTTGTGTGAAAGTGGATGTGAGTGCAAAATTcccaaaatttatttacaaaatcaagAAAGGTACCAAATTAGATATCACGTGTCAATTTCTGGTACCACATGTCaatatattgttaatatataaaaagaaataaatatttttttatattataaatagacaaataaatatgaaaaggAAGTTACATTCATTTTTGATACTCTTTCTTATaatctttttcttcaaatttcaaaattttagtctCATAggttttttcaattaatatataaaaggtggTTCTTCtgattgtttttcttatatatatatatatatatgtatttttattaacaaatctcttaatatttattttaaaaaataaatgtttttccaagaaaaataatattagtatataccAATATCTGTATATAACTAAGTATgatataaaaattctaaaaatgaattttagtgttattatatttatcaaaattaaaattaatgaaatttagttaaaaaatttaatcattttaaaatttttgttgacTACAAATAAATCGAGAAAAATtagatattaagaaaaataaacttccAATATTGAAGGatgtatatttcttttgtttctgtatTCAAAACTTTTAGTAAATCTTATGTgttaatgattttctatataagttaagaaattaaataatttaaaaagtaagaaatcAAAGTATAGAATaaagttataataaaaattaatacattaatatagaaaattaaaaataccaattattttaatacacaaaatttagaaaataattttacgtGTCATTAATAAGAAATAAATGCTTCtggtatgtttggtttggttcaatgcACCAAACAAACACACCCGtacaaaagagagaaatcaCGATTCCCCCAAGGagagctctttttttttttttcatcttcagaGATCTTCAATTTCTGTAtttcaaaaccacaaaaaaaaaaaaagacaggtatgaaatttttgatatttgatttttcctATTGCCTAAATTTTTGGAGTTAATACACTAAATCATTTGTCATGTTTATGTTAATAGCAAAATCTTAAGAACACTTACATTTAAATCCCGTGTAGGAGTAGGAGTAGGAGGAGGAACGTTTGAGTAAAAAAACTTCCTGCTTTCGCCATGGATGTTGCTTAAAAGAAACCCATTTCTTCGATTtctctgagaaaaaaaaaaaacccatttttGAAGAGATGGGTTCTTCATCTCACATTCCTTTTCAAGATCCGTCTTTGAATCCGTCTCCTACACTAATCCCAAAGCTCGAACCCATCACTGAATCAACCCAAAACTTGGCTTTTCAACTCCCAAACTCAAACCCACAAGCCCCGATTTCATCATCCGTCTCCAATTTCAACGAACCCACAAACTCAGGTTCCGACAACGTCGCCGAGACTTTCAGGTCCGCGTTCGCTCAACGGCTTCAACGTCACGATGATGTTACGGTTCTTGATTCCTTAACCGGAGCAATCGTACCGGTTGAGGAGAATCGTTACCCTGAGTCGGTTCCGGTCGACGCTTCACCACCGTCGGGTGTTTTTACCCGTAGGCCGAAGCCGCAGCAACGTTCGTCGGAGCTTGTGAGGATCACTGATGTTGGACCTGATGGTGAGAGAGAGTTTCGTGAACATGTGAGGAGGACGAGGATGGTTTATGATTCTCTTAGGATCTATATGATGATGGAAGAAGCTAAACGTCTAGGGTTTGGTGGAAGGAAAGGTAGACCTGATAGTAAAGCTGCTTCCTTGATgaaagattgtttcttgtggCTGAATCGTGATAAACGAATCGTGGGTTCCATCCCTGGTGTTCAAGTTggtgacatcttcttctttaggcTTGAGTTGTGTGTTATGGGTTTACATGGCCAGACTCAAGCTGGGATTGATTACCTTACAGGGAGTCTTAGCTCTAATGGAGAGCCTATTGCTACTAGTGTGATTGTTTCTGGTGGgtatgaggatgatgatgatcaaggaGATGTGATCATTTATACAGGACATGGTGGGCAGGATAGGCTTGGAAAGCAAGCTGAACATCAGAAGCTGGAAGGTGGGAATCTTGGCATGGAACGGAGTATGTACTATGGGATTGAAGTCAGGGTGATTAGAGGGTTGAAGTATGAGAACTCTGTTTCTAGCAGAGTTTATGTTTACGATGGcttgtttaggattgttgatTCTTGGTTCGATGTTGGGATATCTGGTTTCGGTGTGTATAAATTTAGGCTGGAGAGAATTGAAGGCCAGGCTGAGATGGGTAGCTCCATCTTGAAGCTGGCGAGCACTCTTAAAACCAACCCCTTGTCTGTCAGGCCCACAGGTTACATCAGTTTCGATATCTCTAATAGGAAAGAGAATCTTCCTGTCTATTTGTTTAATGACATTGACAGTGATCAAGAACCTTTGTTTTATGAGTACCTTGCTAAAGCTTCATTTCCACCTGGCTTATTCATTCAAGGGAGTGGTAGTGCAAGTGGATGCAACTGTATCACTGGTTGTACCAGTGGCTGCATTTGTGAAACCAAGAATTCAGGTGAGTTTGCTTATGATTACCATGGGAAGTTGATAAGACTGAGACCATTGATACATGAATGTGGACCGGCGTGTCAGTGCCCTCCAACTTGCCGAAACCGTGTGACTCAAAAGGGTTTGAAGAATAGGCTCGAAGTGTTTAGGTCACTGGAAACGGGCTGGGGAGTTCGGTCTTTGGATATATTACATTCTGGTGCTTTTATTTGTGAGTATGCTGGGGTTGCTTTG from the Camelina sativa cultivar DH55 chromosome 12, Cs, whole genome shotgun sequence genome contains:
- the LOC104732370 gene encoding histone-lysine N-methyltransferase family member SUVH9-like, with amino-acid sequence MGSSSHIPFQDPSLNPSPTLIPKLEPITESTQNLAFQLPNSNPQAPISSSVSNFNEPTNSGSDNVAETFRSAFAQRLQRHDDVTVLDSLTGAIVPVEENRYPESVPVDASPPSGVFTRRPKPQQRSSELVRITDVGPDGEREFREHVRRTRMVYDSLRIYMMMEEAKRLGFGGRKGRPDSKAASLMKDCFLWLNRDKRIVGSIPGVQVGDIFFFRLELCVMGLHGQTQAGIDYLTGSLSSNGEPIATSVIVSGGYEDDDDQGDVIIYTGHGGQDRLGKQAEHQKLEGGNLGMERSMYYGIEVRVIRGLKYENSVSSRVYVYDGLFRIVDSWFDVGISGFGVYKFRLERIEGQAEMGSSILKLASTLKTNPLSVRPTGYISFDISNRKENLPVYLFNDIDSDQEPLFYEYLAKASFPPGLFIQGSGSASGCNCITGCTSGCICETKNSGEFAYDYHGKLIRLRPLIHECGPACQCPPTCRNRVTQKGLKNRLEVFRSLETGWGVRSLDILHSGAFICEYAGVALTREQANIMTMNGDTLVYPARFSSARWEEWGDLSQVLAGYQPPSYPQIPPVDFAMDVSKMRNVACYISHSTDPNVIVQLVLYDHNSLMFPRVMLFAAENIPPMTELSLDYGVADDWTAKLAICN